In the Sarcophilus harrisii chromosome 3, mSarHar1.11, whole genome shotgun sequence genome, one interval contains:
- the LOC100925509 gene encoding LOW QUALITY PROTEIN: olfactory receptor 51V1-like (The sequence of the model RefSeq protein was modified relative to this genomic sequence to represent the inferred CDS: inserted 1 base in 1 codon; substituted 1 base at 1 genomic stop codon) yields the protein MSIALAINSSSNFLLTGFPGLEWAHHWISIPVFXSYLAAILGNVTILHIVRTDPSLHQPMXYFLAMLASTDLGLCVSTMPTVLGVLWLDFRGIHLYACVFQLYVVHSFSFMESSMLFAMAYDHFVAITNPLRYSTKLISSWVVKIIGVLGFRSIIVTVPPGLRLLWFSYCHHNTLSHSYCLHQDMIRLSCSNTKFNSLYALTVILLSMGSDFLFILLSYAMIFCSVLAIASHKEQLKALNTCVSHILAVLCFYVPVLGLSIVHRFAKYSSPIIHIVMGNVYILFPPLMNPVIYSIKTQQIRRAIVKVISLREAR from the exons ATGTCCATTGCATTGGCTATCAATTCGAGTTCTAACTTTCTGCTGACAGGTTTTCCTGGCCTGGAGTGGGCCCACCACTGGATCTCTATCCCAGTCT TCAGTTACCTGGCTGCCATATTGGGCAATGTCACAATACTCCACATTGTCCGCACTGACCCCTCCCTGCACCAGCCAATGTAGTACTTCCTGGCAATGCTGGCAAGTACAGACCTGGGCCTGTGTGTGTCTACCATGCCCACGGTGCTGGGGGTTCTGTGGCTTGATTTCCGTGGCATCCACCTCTATGCCTGTGTCTTCCAGCTCTATGTTGTCCACTCCTTCTCCTTCATGGAATCATCCATGCTCTTTGCCATGGCCTATGACCATTTTGTTGCCATCACCAACCCACTGAGGTATTCCACCAAGCTCATCAGCTCCTGGGTGGTGAAGATCATAGGAGTACTAGGGTTCCGGAGCATCATAGTTACCGTACCTCCAGGCCTACGATTGCTCTGGTTCTCCTACTGCCACCATAATACCCTTTCCCACTCTTACTGCTTGCATCAGGATATGATCCGCCTTTCCTGTTCCAATACAAAATTCAACAGTTTGTATGCCTTGACCGTGATCTTACTCTCCATGGGCTCAGACTTCCTCTTCATTCTGCTCTCCTATGCCATGATCTTTTGCTCAGTTTTGGCCATTGCTTCCCATAAGGAACAGCTCAAGGCCCTTAACACATGTGTGTCTCACATCCTGGCTGTCCTATGTTTCTATGTCCCGGTCCTGGGCCTGTCCATCGTGCACCGGTTTGCTAAGTATTCCTCACCCATAATACACATTGTGATGGGAAATGTGTACATCCTCTTCCCACCACTAATGAATCCTGTCATCTACAGCATTAAGACCCAACAAATCCGCAGGGCAATTGTCAAGGTAATCTCTTTGAGAGAGGCCAGATAA